Proteins from one Natrinema salinisoli genomic window:
- a CDS encoding UbiA family prenyltransferase, whose protein sequence is MSRKNYTLADEGSTTAALLGAVLARLPSSSKRAWNALVYSSAYLSLIAMAEVVVVSVLLSLPPSPAALVVGLIVFAVYTNDRLADADTDAVSNPEQAAFVDSHRDVLYVSASVAYGLAVALSVLGGPVALAITLFPAALWVCYATDWIPGTGARVRRLKDVFLVNTIVVALAWAVTLTFLPLAFADGVVTTRTLIVFAYFFLRVFTNTEIPNVRDVEGDRAIGVLTIPVVVGVDRTRWILFGIDCSTAVLVMLAVHFGHVPAQLGIALLAGIAYSIGVTSLLDRSENARLLAKAAECEYLVVFVVVTVVVLSP, encoded by the coding sequence ATGAGTAGAAAAAATTACACGCTCGCAGACGAGGGTAGCACGACGGCCGCGCTCCTCGGCGCGGTACTCGCTCGGCTTCCCTCGAGTTCGAAACGCGCGTGGAACGCGCTGGTGTACAGTTCGGCGTATCTGTCGCTGATCGCGATGGCCGAGGTGGTCGTCGTTTCGGTACTCCTCTCGCTGCCGCCGAGTCCCGCGGCGCTCGTCGTCGGACTGATCGTCTTCGCCGTCTATACCAACGACAGGCTCGCGGACGCCGATACCGACGCGGTGTCGAATCCGGAACAGGCAGCGTTCGTCGACAGTCATCGGGACGTGCTCTACGTGTCGGCGTCGGTCGCGTACGGACTCGCCGTCGCGCTCTCCGTGCTCGGTGGGCCCGTCGCACTCGCGATAACCCTGTTTCCGGCCGCACTCTGGGTGTGCTATGCCACGGACTGGATTCCCGGAACCGGTGCGCGCGTCCGGCGGTTGAAAGACGTCTTTCTCGTCAACACGATCGTCGTCGCGCTCGCGTGGGCGGTGACGCTGACCTTCCTTCCCCTCGCGTTCGCCGACGGCGTCGTGACGACTCGGACGCTGATCGTCTTCGCGTACTTCTTCCTCCGGGTGTTCACGAACACGGAAATCCCGAACGTCCGCGACGTCGAGGGCGACCGGGCGATCGGCGTACTGACGATTCCGGTCGTCGTCGGTGTGGATCGAACGCGGTGGATCCTCTTCGGGATCGATTGCAGTACGGCCGTACTCGTGATGCTCGCAGTCCATTTCGGACACGTTCCCGCCCAACTAGGGATCGCACTGCTCGCCGGAATCGCCTACTCGATCGGCGTCACGTCGCTGCTCGACCGGTCGGAAAACGCGCGACTACTGGCGAAGGCAGCCGAGTGCGAGTATCTCGTCGTCTTCGTGGTCGTTACGGTCGTCGTACTGTCCCCCTGA
- a CDS encoding phenylalanine--tRNA ligase subunit alpha: MQLPAQQVAVLEAANADEALSVDALAAATDLPPETVTGAVFELEDEGLVAVSERTDETVALTDEGREYVTDGLPEVRLYEAALEAGADDDPVSMGQVIGASGLEGGAVDIALSNYARKGYGSIDSGEITADSDADPDADAEANALEALADVDDAPIDSVNADSETLESLERRGLLDRHESTVREVTLTERAVTELMAGIETAETVGQVTPELLTSGEWEDVEFAEYNVEADAERFDGGKVHILRQTAERVKDTLVGMGFQEMDGPHVDADFWINDCLFMPQDHPARTHWDRFALEQPTHIDELPADLVERVERAHREGVGEDGEGYHSPWDEDFARALALRGHTTSLSTRYLSGEEIGDLEPPQRYFSVEKVYRNDTLDPTHLLEFFQIEGWVMAEDLSVRDLMGTFEEFYSQFGITDIQFKPHYNPYTEPSFELFGTHPTTGELVEIGNSGIFREEMLEPLGVECDVMAWGLALERLLMLMYGFEDIRDIHGTLCDLELLRDTEVTY; encoded by the coding sequence ATGCAACTTCCAGCACAACAGGTCGCGGTCCTCGAGGCCGCGAACGCGGACGAGGCACTGTCCGTCGACGCCCTCGCCGCGGCGACCGATCTCCCCCCGGAAACCGTCACCGGGGCTGTCTTCGAACTCGAGGACGAGGGACTGGTCGCCGTCAGCGAGCGGACCGACGAAACGGTCGCACTGACCGACGAAGGGCGCGAGTACGTCACCGACGGGCTCCCCGAAGTTCGGCTCTACGAGGCCGCGCTCGAGGCCGGCGCCGACGACGACCCCGTCTCGATGGGGCAGGTCATCGGCGCGTCGGGACTCGAGGGCGGCGCGGTCGACATCGCGCTCTCGAACTACGCGCGCAAGGGGTACGGTTCCATCGACAGCGGCGAGATCACCGCCGATTCCGACGCGGATCCGGACGCCGATGCGGAGGCGAACGCGCTCGAGGCGCTCGCAGACGTCGACGACGCACCCATCGACAGCGTCAACGCGGATTCGGAGACGCTCGAGTCGCTCGAGCGGCGCGGGCTGCTCGATCGACACGAGTCGACAGTTCGGGAGGTTACCTTGACCGAGCGCGCGGTTACGGAGCTGATGGCGGGGATCGAGACGGCCGAGACGGTCGGACAGGTGACCCCCGAACTGCTTACCAGCGGAGAGTGGGAGGACGTCGAGTTCGCCGAGTACAACGTCGAGGCCGACGCCGAGCGGTTCGACGGCGGCAAGGTCCACATCCTGCGACAGACCGCCGAGCGGGTCAAAGACACCCTCGTCGGGATGGGGTTCCAGGAGATGGACGGCCCCCACGTGGACGCGGACTTCTGGATCAACGACTGCCTGTTCATGCCGCAGGATCATCCCGCGCGCACGCATTGGGACCGGTTCGCCCTCGAGCAGCCGACCCACATCGACGAGCTCCCCGCTGACCTCGTCGAGCGCGTCGAGCGCGCCCACAGGGAGGGCGTCGGCGAGGACGGCGAGGGCTACCACTCGCCGTGGGACGAGGACTTCGCCCGCGCGCTCGCGCTTCGGGGACACACCACCTCGCTGTCGACCCGGTACCTCTCGGGCGAGGAGATCGGCGACCTCGAGCCGCCACAGCGGTACTTCAGCGTCGAGAAGGTCTATCGAAACGACACGCTCGATCCGACGCACCTGCTCGAGTTCTTCCAGATCGAGGGCTGGGTGATGGCCGAAGACCTCTCCGTTCGCGACCTCATGGGAACTTTCGAGGAGTTCTACTCCCAGTTCGGGATCACGGACATCCAGTTCAAGCCCCACTACAACCCCTACACCGAGCCGAGCTTCGAGCTGTTCGGCACTCACCCGACGACCGGCGAACTCGTCGAAATCGGCAACTCCGGCATCTTCCGCGAGGAGATGCTCGAGCCCCTCGGCGTCGAGTGTGACGTGATGGCCTGGGGACTGGCCCTCGAGCGACTGCTCATGCTGATGTACGGCTTCGAGGACATCCGGGACATCCACGGGACGCTGTGTGACCTGGAACTGCTGCGCGACACGGAGGTGACCTACTGA
- the pheT gene encoding phenylalanine--tRNA ligase subunit beta, with the protein MPTVDIDPDELRDLTGHDEKSDDELIDDLFGLGLEFEGRTEEGEFELEFAPDRLDRLSVEGVARSMRYQYGDARGVHVPSPNSPEWTIEVAESVPDERPYVTGAVVRDVNLDEEALESLIQLQEKLHATMGRKRAKGAIGIHDLTMLKGTAATEGNPTIQYVGVEPDEDRFVPLDSDQEMTPADVLEDHQTGQTYADLVSEYERYPAIYDSIGLFSFPPVINGRRTEVSTDSRDLFVEMTGTDQWTIDKMLNIVCYALSARGATLEEVKVEYPDHELVRPDLSMKTKTVAHDRIETILGIGLDPDEVIDLAERSGLEAEKEESEDGNLVYEVTIPPYRVDVLHPLDVIDDLGRAYGFNELQPRYPDVGTVGGRHERSRLERSVREQLVGHGFEDMLNFHMISEEENYDRLDVSPGGDVYGAGEAATIKEPYSEDFTMLRTWVMPSLLMVLERNTHRSYPQNLAEIGFAAEVDESENTGVAESRRVGAVLAHHEAGYEDAKARLQALARNFDVDLETPPTDHPTFISGRTAAVVIDGEEVGVIGEVHPKVLVEHDLEVPVSAFEFDLAALQ; encoded by the coding sequence ATGCCCACGGTCGATATCGACCCCGACGAACTGCGTGACCTGACCGGTCACGACGAGAAGAGCGACGACGAACTGATCGACGACCTGTTCGGGCTCGGCCTCGAGTTCGAGGGTCGAACGGAGGAGGGCGAGTTCGAACTCGAGTTCGCGCCCGACCGGCTCGATCGGCTCTCCGTCGAGGGCGTCGCCCGCTCGATGCGCTACCAGTACGGCGACGCGCGCGGGGTTCACGTCCCCTCGCCGAACTCGCCGGAGTGGACGATCGAAGTCGCGGAGTCGGTCCCCGACGAGCGTCCGTACGTCACCGGCGCGGTCGTCCGCGACGTCAATCTGGACGAGGAGGCCCTCGAGTCCCTGATCCAGCTGCAGGAGAAGCTCCACGCGACGATGGGGCGCAAGCGCGCGAAGGGCGCGATCGGGATTCACGACCTGACGATGCTGAAGGGGACCGCCGCCACCGAAGGCAACCCGACAATTCAGTACGTCGGCGTCGAACCCGACGAGGACCGGTTCGTCCCCCTCGACTCCGATCAGGAGATGACGCCGGCCGACGTGCTCGAGGACCACCAGACGGGCCAGACCTACGCCGATCTCGTCAGCGAGTACGAGCGGTATCCGGCGATATACGACAGCATCGGGCTGTTCTCGTTCCCGCCGGTGATCAACGGCCGGCGCACCGAGGTGTCGACGGACTCGAGAGACCTGTTCGTCGAGATGACGGGCACCGACCAGTGGACGATCGACAAGATGCTGAACATCGTCTGCTACGCACTGTCGGCTCGAGGGGCCACGCTCGAGGAAGTCAAAGTCGAGTACCCCGATCACGAGCTCGTCCGCCCCGACCTCTCGATGAAGACGAAGACGGTCGCCCACGACCGCATCGAGACCATCCTCGGCATCGGGCTCGATCCCGACGAAGTGATCGACCTCGCCGAGCGATCTGGGCTCGAGGCTGAAAAAGAAGAGAGCGAGGACGGAAATCTCGTCTACGAAGTGACGATCCCGCCCTACCGCGTCGACGTGCTCCACCCGCTGGACGTCATCGACGACCTCGGGCGGGCCTACGGCTTCAACGAACTCCAGCCCCGCTACCCCGACGTGGGGACCGTCGGCGGCCGCCACGAGCGCTCCCGGCTCGAGCGCTCGGTTCGCGAACAACTCGTCGGGCACGGGTTCGAGGACATGCTGAACTTCCACATGATCAGCGAGGAGGAGAACTACGACCGCCTCGACGTTTCGCCCGGCGGTGACGTCTACGGCGCCGGCGAGGCCGCGACGATCAAAGAGCCCTACAGCGAGGACTTCACCATGCTTCGGACGTGGGTCATGCCCTCGCTGTTGATGGTCCTCGAGCGGAACACGCACCGCTCGTACCCGCAGAACCTCGCCGAGATCGGCTTCGCCGCCGAGGTCGACGAGAGCGAAAACACCGGCGTCGCCGAGAGCCGCCGCGTCGGGGCCGTCCTCGCACACCACGAGGCCGGCTACGAGGACGCCAAGGCCCGGCTGCAGGCGCTGGCCCGCAACTTCGACGTCGACCTCGAGACGCCTCCCACCGACCACCCGACCTTCATTTCGGGTCGAACCGCGGCGGTCGTCATCGACGGCGAGGAAGTCGGCGTCATCGGCGAGGTTCACCCGAAGGTGCTCGTCGAACACGACCTCGAGGTGCCGGTGTCGGCGTTCGAGTTCGACCTCGCGGCGCTGCAGTAG
- a CDS encoding M14 family metallopeptidase encodes MPIENNHSGQSRSDDRRSGTVDPTEDPSDDRFADCAVDRRTFLTLSAATGAALALPGSATADVSGEAMTDELAFVVNHTPEEYEAATVVEFATQGALESFADAYPTDPDPDLRRPPKAVVRESPAPAAHAHLTADEVADVLERDGIERLDFSPGANPWWKLESPYDDGVFPPVEEARNYVSHGELGRGLEHLETEHPDRVRVREIGESPGWSNRFTGEDPDPQPIHLAEVTANVRDEESFASKEKVVYSLSIHGDERAGAESGCRLLEDVAAGRADDFEPLLEDLVLVFLFTNPDGWVSRKPQTEIPWVEAHDTNFQRGNASVFEEQPIDTNRQYPTIGWTNPNFRPAEPDGAPDDYSDLVPDALAIVDHLRDYDDVAFFCDYHGMYTADHAVFNLETNAPLDHGGTHHLDGINVGIGEAMQAQWGGIDAIEDDVATAIEEMYEWVEDGSEAVPDGDSYDGLFDWGTTYDSINYQVTGGFADWAGQPEAFGGLGATAVSPEVILSNHLVAAQKEWKPYSSRHYVTAYRISMRTCAELTARETSATVATGGQDTAYVASDELTRSSADLPHTDDESGQGGYGQERATEVRRSHAVMGTGPSAQSSATVEAFDSSHSLFVQFDGVRHATEGSIRLRNPNETVVREIDLTAKADPTDSAARTHDYEEAFVRRPQSGRWQIEVESDAEIRVATTMIDADGDVPDPEEVLGYEQREYSVDPMRFFDDLEPFLEDGEIEAMTVLDVAIGRLFWDDFSKCRYDTLVVSHDDGIEHPLYMRAIETFVELGGDLVLTDAGVNLLGELEVGDAASIAPEDVSDGDMQFATLEDRDFDHPLLAGIRPRQREIWKGSQLGYTTAIDQPATTVDPDAFREAGGSVAGTHPRWEVDDGEPVPADYGVGAGTLSAGDAEITVLGSVLPPARQTELHPFGMADYAVSFMGHTLLCNALGFQQRRYEDGELVKTIGEIR; translated from the coding sequence ATCGACGGACGTTCCTGACCCTCTCGGCGGCGACGGGAGCCGCGCTCGCTCTCCCCGGGTCCGCCACCGCGGACGTCAGCGGCGAGGCGATGACCGACGAACTCGCGTTCGTCGTCAACCACACGCCTGAGGAGTACGAGGCGGCGACCGTCGTCGAGTTCGCGACCCAGGGCGCGCTCGAGTCCTTCGCGGACGCGTACCCGACGGACCCCGACCCCGATCTTCGCCGGCCGCCGAAGGCGGTCGTCCGCGAGTCGCCCGCGCCCGCGGCGCACGCTCATCTCACTGCGGACGAGGTGGCCGACGTCCTCGAGCGAGACGGGATCGAGCGGCTGGACTTCTCCCCCGGGGCGAACCCGTGGTGGAAACTCGAGTCGCCCTACGACGACGGCGTCTTCCCGCCGGTCGAGGAGGCGCGGAACTACGTCTCGCACGGGGAACTCGGTCGGGGGCTCGAGCACCTCGAAACGGAACATCCCGACCGCGTCCGCGTCCGGGAGATCGGCGAGTCGCCGGGCTGGTCCAATCGATTCACCGGCGAGGATCCGGATCCGCAACCAATCCATCTCGCAGAAGTGACCGCGAACGTCCGTGACGAGGAATCGTTCGCGTCGAAGGAGAAAGTCGTTTACTCCCTCTCGATTCACGGGGACGAACGCGCCGGGGCCGAGAGCGGGTGCCGACTGCTCGAGGACGTCGCAGCGGGTCGAGCGGACGACTTCGAGCCGCTGCTCGAGGATCTCGTCCTCGTGTTTCTGTTCACCAACCCCGACGGCTGGGTTTCGCGGAAGCCCCAGACCGAAATTCCGTGGGTCGAGGCCCACGATACCAACTTCCAGCGCGGCAACGCGAGCGTTTTCGAGGAACAGCCGATCGATACCAACCGTCAGTATCCGACGATCGGCTGGACGAATCCGAATTTCCGGCCGGCCGAACCCGACGGTGCACCCGACGACTACTCCGATCTCGTACCGGACGCGCTCGCCATCGTCGACCACCTGCGCGATTACGACGACGTAGCGTTCTTCTGTGACTACCACGGGATGTACACCGCGGATCACGCGGTCTTCAACCTCGAGACGAACGCGCCGCTCGATCACGGGGGGACACACCACCTCGACGGGATCAACGTCGGAATCGGCGAGGCGATGCAGGCCCAGTGGGGCGGCATCGACGCGATCGAAGACGACGTCGCGACCGCCATCGAAGAGATGTACGAGTGGGTAGAGGACGGCAGCGAGGCCGTCCCGGACGGCGATAGCTACGACGGTCTCTTCGACTGGGGAACGACGTACGATTCGATCAACTACCAGGTGACCGGCGGCTTCGCGGACTGGGCGGGCCAACCCGAAGCGTTCGGCGGGCTCGGGGCGACCGCGGTATCGCCCGAGGTAATTCTCTCGAACCACCTGGTCGCCGCCCAGAAGGAGTGGAAACCGTACTCCTCGCGCCACTACGTCACGGCCTACCGGATCTCGATGCGAACCTGCGCGGAACTGACCGCACGCGAGACGAGCGCGACCGTCGCGACCGGCGGGCAAGACACCGCGTACGTCGCCAGCGACGAACTCACGCGCTCGTCGGCTGATCTTCCCCACACCGACGACGAGTCCGGACAGGGGGGCTACGGGCAGGAACGCGCGACCGAAGTGCGACGGAGTCACGCAGTGATGGGCACCGGTCCGTCAGCTCAGTCGAGTGCAACGGTGGAGGCGTTCGACTCTTCGCACTCTCTCTTTGTCCAGTTCGACGGCGTCCGGCACGCCACCGAGGGCTCCATACGTCTCAGGAATCCAAACGAAACCGTCGTTCGGGAGATCGATCTCACCGCGAAGGCGGATCCGACGGATTCGGCGGCACGAACTCACGACTACGAGGAAGCCTTCGTCCGCCGCCCGCAATCCGGCCGGTGGCAGATCGAGGTCGAATCGGACGCCGAGATTCGTGTCGCCACGACGATGATCGACGCCGACGGCGACGTTCCCGACCCCGAGGAAGTGCTCGGATACGAACAGCGCGAGTACAGCGTCGACCCGATGCGGTTCTTCGACGACCTCGAGCCGTTCCTCGAGGACGGCGAGATCGAGGCGATGACCGTCCTGGACGTCGCCATCGGTCGCCTGTTCTGGGACGACTTCTCGAAGTGTCGGTACGACACACTCGTCGTCTCCCACGACGACGGCATCGAACACCCGCTGTACATGCGCGCGATCGAGACCTTCGTCGAACTCGGTGGCGACCTCGTGCTCACGGACGCCGGTGTGAACCTGCTCGGCGAACTCGAGGTAGGCGACGCCGCCTCGATCGCGCCCGAGGACGTCAGTGACGGCGACATGCAGTTCGCGACCCTCGAGGACCGGGATTTCGACCATCCCCTGCTCGCGGGAATCAGACCCCGGCAGCGAGAGATCTGGAAGGGGTCACAGCTCGGCTACACGACGGCAATCGACCAGCCGGCGACGACCGTCGATCCCGACGCGTTCCGGGAGGCCGGCGGCTCCGTCGCCGGCACCCACCCGCGATGGGAGGTCGACGACGGCGAGCCCGTTCCGGCCGACTACGGCGTCGGTGCCGGCACGCTCTCGGCGGGCGACGCGGAGATCACCGTCCTCGGATCGGTGCTGCCGCCCGCCCGACAGACCGAACTCCACCCCTTCGGAATGGCGGACTACGCCGTCTCGTTCATGGGTCATACGCTGCTGTGTAACGCGCTCGGATTCCAGCAGCGCCGCTACGAGGATGGCGAGCTCGTGAAGACTATCGGCGAGATTCGGTAG